In Mercenaria mercenaria strain notata chromosome 13, MADL_Memer_1, whole genome shotgun sequence, a single window of DNA contains:
- the LOC123528733 gene encoding muscle M-line assembly protein unc-89-like isoform X1 translates to MGPNDEKTTCIYTLSADKALPEDNGIWKCEVTNSHGVTSATCTVRVLDTDSVEEDSRETSLPRFVETLENVVATEDTDTVFRCKTNPDAEVFDVKWYRNDIPIEGSKPGMERYYISSEEGVQQLEIRRTRPRDVGVYKCKIYNKMGWTSCDAKLFVGDQSGNMELVKYTREYEYTLVDSIKSRKALEVYDRGFNEADILLSSISDTDTMKKFLIKWQNDRDQTLCFPIHLKNKCAVEGSLTVLSCLMQGKHPSDVRWYKNNIEIFDSFKYYIKCLQGVLSLTIPNTETTDTGNYTCVVKNRQGKIYSSCYLQVEPALEFTNEVPVKPMFVKPLKRLTVNEGELINFRVTAKGFPPPGFKWFKDGLEIHDSDRIKTEVFPKGVAELTIINSTVRDIGLYTCEAHNMAGRAQSMVRVSVRDKFEQELWKGRDLDGVIVETDAKGEVNGVIETTEQERTPVYTQHVESKLFDRVPDFTMRLPTFLPIHSKQRFLLEIRCNGNPKPYVRWYKDGMQLFDENRYNILSVGDWFGLEIASARPNDAGTYTVKLENDAGQLECSCKAEMQLPVSTEVSFETDMDTVEDLSLVIAGLAAPRTELEGNTFNIAQLVPSFHLCNTEADWTTMIEKEVEVIDADEAPSFPHALPEKLTPHENDEHVHLECQVRGEPIPKIVWLKDGNDLEEGPNISWSMDPKTRIASLMIEKATLTDSGHYSCVAYSESGGHASTSADIQVLCVDTGNEDSPDGAKKTVPEFKVKLSDKETTEGEDVKLECVAEGFPAPKVKWYKNDVPIKPTIGKYTITSSIEGSHSLIIASMHMSDSDCYRCEAVNECGSEATTAHIVVQEPCFVGKDEGESPCFEGPLHNVNIEAGQTATINCVAKGTPTPSLSWLKDGIMLASEGRVSVDSDEGKGMLTITDTTVDDTGVYICIAENALGKAESCASIKINEQTVQTKDTTDSVTAEKTEDITGKQVEGQMNENQNTNEKIPESCEVQEIHQETVTEIDSKTSTLIKEETTTMVKKESMESSTMSLFTDYKKRPRFVIPPLSQWSMKDTPLKIEVEITKSPDMKVNWYHDDTLVVPGDRFKIQVQDGER, encoded by the exons ACACAGATAGTGTTGAAGAAGACTCAAGAGAAACGAGTTTGCCTCGTTTTGTTGAGACGCTAGAAAATGTTGTTGCCACTGAGGATACAGACACTGTCTTTCGTTGTAAGACCAATCCAGACGCCGAGGTTTTCGATGTTAAATG GTATCGCAATGATATTCCTATTGAAGGCTCGAAACCGGGAATGGAAAGGTATTACATTTCGTCAGAAGAAGGGGTCCAACAACTAGAAATAAGGAGGACTAGACCAAGAGATGTCGGGGtctataaatgtaaaatttacaacaaaatggGATGGACGTCTTGTGATGCAAAATTGTTCGTTGGAG ATCAGTCCGGTAATATGGAGCTTGTGAAATATACACGCGAATATGAGTATACCCTCGTAGACTCGATAAAATCCCGGAAAGCACTCGAGGTTTATGATCGAGGCTTCAATGAAGCTGACATTCTCCTTAGTTCAATAAGTGATACGGACACGATGAAGAAATTCCTAATCAAATGGCAGAACGACAGAGACCAAACACTGTGTTTTCCCATTCATTTGAAGAATAAGTGCGCAGTAGAAGGAAGCTTGACCGTTCTAAGCTGTTTAATGCAAGGCAAGCATCCTTCCGACGTAAGATGGTACAAAAATAACATAGAAATATTCGACAGCTTTAAATATTACATTAAG tgCCTGCAAGGTGTTTTAAGTCTGACGATTCCAAATACCGAGACAACAGACACCGGAAACTACACATGCGTAGTTAAAAATAGACAAGGAAAGATCTATTCTTCATGTTACCTGCAAGTTGAAC CTGCCTTGGAATTTACAAATGAAGTACCAGTGAAGCCAATGTTTGTCAAGCCGTTAAAGAGATTGACAGTAAACGAGGGGGAACTTATCAACTTTCGTGTGACAGCTAAAGGTTTTCCACCACCAGGCTTTAAATG GTTCAAAGACGGTTTGGAAATCCACGACAGTGATCGTATTAAAACGGAAGTATTTCCAAAAGGTGTGGCCGAGTTGACGATTATCAACTCGACCGTGCGGGATATTGGTCTGTACACATGTGAAGCTCATAACATGGCAGGGCGAGCTCAGAGCATGGTCAGGGTCAGCGTTAGAG ACAAATTTGAACAGGAACTGTGGAAAGGACGGGATTTAGATGGTGTGATAGTGGAGACCGATGCTAAAGGTGAAGTAAACGGTGTTATAGAAACAACTGAACAAGAGAGAACTCCAGTCTATACCCAGCATGTAGAGAGCAAGTTGTTCGATCGTGTCCCTGATTTTACAATGCGTTTACCAACATTCCTGCCAATCCACAGTAAACAACGCTTCCTGTTGGAGATCCGGTGCAATGGAAATCCAAAACCATATG TTCGCTGGTACAAAGATGGAATGCAGTTGTTTGATGAGAATCGTTACAACATATTATCAGTGGGTGACTGGTTCGGACTGGAGATTGCCAGTGCAAGACCCAACGATGCTGGTACATACACAGTGAAGCTTGAAAACGATGCTGGACAGTTGGAGTGCTCATGCAAAGCTGAAATGCAGCTTCCGGTGTCTACGGAAGTTAGCTTCGAGACAGATATGGATACAGTGGAAGATCTTTCATTGGT AATCGCTGGTCTTGCAGCTCCTAGAACAGAACTTGAGGGAAATACATTCAACATTGCTCAGTTAGTTCCCAGTTTCCATTTGT GCAATACTGAAGCTGATTGGACAACAATGATAGAGAAAG AGGTTGAGGTTATTGATGCCGACGAAGCACCAAGTTTTCCCCACGCCCTGCCGGAGAAATTGACCCCACACGAAAACGACGAACACGTTCATCTTGAATGTCAAGTTAGAGGAGAACCTATACCCAAGATAGTATG GTTGAAAGATGGAAATGATCTTGAAGAAGGGCCAAACATCAGTTGGAGTATGGATCCCAAAACCAGAATAGCATCGCTGATGATCGAGAAAGCAACTTTAACGGATTCCGGACATTATTCATGCGTCGCATATTCTGAATCCGGCGGACATGCGTCTACGTCAGCCGATATCCAAGTACTAT GTGTTGATACTGGGAACGAGGACTCTCCTGATGGTGCGAAGAAGACTGTACCAgagttcaaggtcaaattgagcGACAAGGAGACGACGGAAGGGGAAGACGTAAAACTTGAATGTGTTGCTGAAGGATTTCCAGCACCCAAAGTAAAATGGTACAAGAACGACGTACCCATCAAACCAACGATTGGAAAATACACAATAACG agtagcattgaaggttcccaTTCACTCATAATCGCCAGCATGCACATGTCAGACAGCGATTGTTACAGGTGCGAGGCTGTAAATGAATGTGGATCCGAGGCTACGACAGCTCATATTGTTGTACAAG AACCATGTTTTGTGGGAAAGGATGAGGGAGAATCGCCTTGCTTTGAAGGTCCTCTGCATAATGTAAACATAGAAGCTGGTCAGACAGCCACAATCAACTGTGTTGCAAAAGGAACACCGACTCCCTCCTTATCTTG GTTAAAAGACGGAATAATGTTAGCCAGTGAGGGTAGAGTTAGCGTTGATTCCGATGAAGGCAAAGGAATGTTAACCATAACAGACACTACAGTAGACGATACAGGGGTATATATCTGCATAGCAGAGAACGCTCTAGGAAAAGCGGAGTCATGTGCTTCTATTAAAATAAACG AACAAACTGTTCAAACTAAAGATACAACGGACAGCGTCACGGCTGAAAAAACAGAAGACATTACAGGCAAGCAGGTGGAAGGTCAAATGAATGAAaatcaaaatacaaatgaaaaaataccAGAAAGTTGCGAAGTACAGGAAATACATCAAGAAACTGTGACAGAAATAGACTCAAAAACATCGACTTTAATAAAAGAAGAGACGACCACAATGGTCAAGAAAGAATCAATGGAAAGTTCTACAATGAGTTTATTTACTGACTATAAAAAGCGTCCAAGGTTTGTTATTCCCCCATTATCGCAATGGTCCATGAAGGATACTCCTTTAAAGATAGAGGTTGAGATAACAAAGAGCCCCGATATGAAGGTCAATTGGTATCATGACGATACTCTTGTTGTTCCTGGAG ATCGCTTTAAAATCCAAGTCCAGGATGGAGAAAGATGA
- the LOC123528733 gene encoding myosin light chain kinase, smooth muscle-like isoform X2 translates to MGPNDEKTTCIYTLSADKALPEDNGIWKCEVTNSHGVTSATCTVRVLDTDSVEEDSRETSLPRFVETLENVVATEDTDTVFRCKTNPDAEVFDVKWYRNDIPIEGSKPGMERYYISSEEGVQQLEIRRTRPRDVGVYKCKIYNKMGWTSCDAKLFVGDQSGNMELVKYTREYEYTLVDSIKSRKALEVYDRGFNEADILLSSISDTDTMKKFLIKWQNDRDQTLCFPIHLKNKCAVEGSLTVLSCLMQGKHPSDVRWYKNNIEIFDSFKYYIKCLQGVLSLTIPNTETTDTGNYTCVVKNRQGKIYSSCYLQVEPALEFTNEVPVKPMFVKPLKRLTVNEGELINFRVTAKGFPPPGFKWFKDGLEIHDSDRIKTEVFPKGVAELTIINSTVRDIGLYTCEAHNMAGRAQSMVRVSVRDKFEQELWKGRDLDGVIVETDAKGEVNGVIETTEQERTPVYTQHVESKLFDRVPDFTMRLPTFLPIHSKQRFLLEIRCNGNPKPYVRWYKDGMQLFDENRYNILSVGDWFGLEIASARPNDAGTYTVKLENDAGQLECSCKAEMQLPVSTEVSFETDMDTVEDLSLVIAGLAAPRTELEGNTFNIAQLVPSFHLCVDTGNEDSPDGAKKTVPEFKVKLSDKETTEGEDVKLECVAEGFPAPKVKWYKNDVPIKPTIGKYTITSSIEGSHSLIIASMHMSDSDCYRCEAVNECGSEATTAHIVVQEPCFVGKDEGESPCFEGPLHNVNIEAGQTATINCVAKGTPTPSLSWLKDGIMLASEGRVSVDSDEGKGMLTITDTTVDDTGVYICIAENALGKAESCASIKINEQTVQTKDTTDSVTAEKTEDITGKQVEGQMNENQNTNEKIPESCEVQEIHQETVTEIDSKTSTLIKEETTTMVKKESMESSTMSLFTDYKKRPRFVIPPLSQWSMKDTPLKIEVEITKSPDMKVNWYHDDTLVVPGDRFKIQVQDGER, encoded by the exons ACACAGATAGTGTTGAAGAAGACTCAAGAGAAACGAGTTTGCCTCGTTTTGTTGAGACGCTAGAAAATGTTGTTGCCACTGAGGATACAGACACTGTCTTTCGTTGTAAGACCAATCCAGACGCCGAGGTTTTCGATGTTAAATG GTATCGCAATGATATTCCTATTGAAGGCTCGAAACCGGGAATGGAAAGGTATTACATTTCGTCAGAAGAAGGGGTCCAACAACTAGAAATAAGGAGGACTAGACCAAGAGATGTCGGGGtctataaatgtaaaatttacaacaaaatggGATGGACGTCTTGTGATGCAAAATTGTTCGTTGGAG ATCAGTCCGGTAATATGGAGCTTGTGAAATATACACGCGAATATGAGTATACCCTCGTAGACTCGATAAAATCCCGGAAAGCACTCGAGGTTTATGATCGAGGCTTCAATGAAGCTGACATTCTCCTTAGTTCAATAAGTGATACGGACACGATGAAGAAATTCCTAATCAAATGGCAGAACGACAGAGACCAAACACTGTGTTTTCCCATTCATTTGAAGAATAAGTGCGCAGTAGAAGGAAGCTTGACCGTTCTAAGCTGTTTAATGCAAGGCAAGCATCCTTCCGACGTAAGATGGTACAAAAATAACATAGAAATATTCGACAGCTTTAAATATTACATTAAG tgCCTGCAAGGTGTTTTAAGTCTGACGATTCCAAATACCGAGACAACAGACACCGGAAACTACACATGCGTAGTTAAAAATAGACAAGGAAAGATCTATTCTTCATGTTACCTGCAAGTTGAAC CTGCCTTGGAATTTACAAATGAAGTACCAGTGAAGCCAATGTTTGTCAAGCCGTTAAAGAGATTGACAGTAAACGAGGGGGAACTTATCAACTTTCGTGTGACAGCTAAAGGTTTTCCACCACCAGGCTTTAAATG GTTCAAAGACGGTTTGGAAATCCACGACAGTGATCGTATTAAAACGGAAGTATTTCCAAAAGGTGTGGCCGAGTTGACGATTATCAACTCGACCGTGCGGGATATTGGTCTGTACACATGTGAAGCTCATAACATGGCAGGGCGAGCTCAGAGCATGGTCAGGGTCAGCGTTAGAG ACAAATTTGAACAGGAACTGTGGAAAGGACGGGATTTAGATGGTGTGATAGTGGAGACCGATGCTAAAGGTGAAGTAAACGGTGTTATAGAAACAACTGAACAAGAGAGAACTCCAGTCTATACCCAGCATGTAGAGAGCAAGTTGTTCGATCGTGTCCCTGATTTTACAATGCGTTTACCAACATTCCTGCCAATCCACAGTAAACAACGCTTCCTGTTGGAGATCCGGTGCAATGGAAATCCAAAACCATATG TTCGCTGGTACAAAGATGGAATGCAGTTGTTTGATGAGAATCGTTACAACATATTATCAGTGGGTGACTGGTTCGGACTGGAGATTGCCAGTGCAAGACCCAACGATGCTGGTACATACACAGTGAAGCTTGAAAACGATGCTGGACAGTTGGAGTGCTCATGCAAAGCTGAAATGCAGCTTCCGGTGTCTACGGAAGTTAGCTTCGAGACAGATATGGATACAGTGGAAGATCTTTCATTGGT AATCGCTGGTCTTGCAGCTCCTAGAACAGAACTTGAGGGAAATACATTCAACATTGCTCAGTTAGTTCCCAGTTTCCATTTGT GTGTTGATACTGGGAACGAGGACTCTCCTGATGGTGCGAAGAAGACTGTACCAgagttcaaggtcaaattgagcGACAAGGAGACGACGGAAGGGGAAGACGTAAAACTTGAATGTGTTGCTGAAGGATTTCCAGCACCCAAAGTAAAATGGTACAAGAACGACGTACCCATCAAACCAACGATTGGAAAATACACAATAACG agtagcattgaaggttcccaTTCACTCATAATCGCCAGCATGCACATGTCAGACAGCGATTGTTACAGGTGCGAGGCTGTAAATGAATGTGGATCCGAGGCTACGACAGCTCATATTGTTGTACAAG AACCATGTTTTGTGGGAAAGGATGAGGGAGAATCGCCTTGCTTTGAAGGTCCTCTGCATAATGTAAACATAGAAGCTGGTCAGACAGCCACAATCAACTGTGTTGCAAAAGGAACACCGACTCCCTCCTTATCTTG GTTAAAAGACGGAATAATGTTAGCCAGTGAGGGTAGAGTTAGCGTTGATTCCGATGAAGGCAAAGGAATGTTAACCATAACAGACACTACAGTAGACGATACAGGGGTATATATCTGCATAGCAGAGAACGCTCTAGGAAAAGCGGAGTCATGTGCTTCTATTAAAATAAACG AACAAACTGTTCAAACTAAAGATACAACGGACAGCGTCACGGCTGAAAAAACAGAAGACATTACAGGCAAGCAGGTGGAAGGTCAAATGAATGAAaatcaaaatacaaatgaaaaaataccAGAAAGTTGCGAAGTACAGGAAATACATCAAGAAACTGTGACAGAAATAGACTCAAAAACATCGACTTTAATAAAAGAAGAGACGACCACAATGGTCAAGAAAGAATCAATGGAAAGTTCTACAATGAGTTTATTTACTGACTATAAAAAGCGTCCAAGGTTTGTTATTCCCCCATTATCGCAATGGTCCATGAAGGATACTCCTTTAAAGATAGAGGTTGAGATAACAAAGAGCCCCGATATGAAGGTCAATTGGTATCATGACGATACTCTTGTTGTTCCTGGAG ATCGCTTTAAAATCCAAGTCCAGGATGGAGAAAGATGA